In Nostoc sp. GT001, a genomic segment contains:
- the cas6 gene encoding type I-MYXAN CRISPR-associated protein Cas6/Cmx6 — MIIDCRLPTQISPESPLNLIKQRKLLTSELPYIDLIFNLVGETVPVDHGYELFSAIAHFEPELHKLNTVGIHTIAGIPKEGVIQLTKNSRLRIRLPVDQVRLVYPLAGKSLKIARHTIRLGIPEIYLLEPAERLRSRIVIIQGYQEPESFLAAAQRQLEQLGIQGKAFITKNTDGSPKRRSIKIKRFTVVGFGLEIINLNDEDSLTLLRYGIGGKRKMGCGVFVPVKRKGNAS; from the coding sequence ATGATTATTGATTGCAGGTTACCTACGCAGATTTCTCCAGAGTCACCTTTAAATCTAATAAAGCAAAGAAAGCTTTTAACGTCTGAGTTACCATACATAGATTTAATTTTTAACTTGGTTGGTGAGACAGTACCTGTCGACCACGGCTATGAGCTATTTTCTGCGATCGCCCACTTTGAACCTGAACTTCATAAGTTAAATACAGTTGGAATTCATACTATTGCAGGTATTCCCAAGGAAGGCGTAATTCAGCTAACTAAAAATTCTAGGCTTCGGATTCGGCTACCAGTAGATCAAGTGCGTTTGGTTTATCCGTTAGCAGGTAAGTCGCTGAAAATTGCCAGGCATACAATTCGCTTAGGAATTCCTGAAATTTATTTGCTTGAGCCTGCTGAGAGACTGCGATCGCGTATAGTGATTATCCAGGGTTATCAAGAACCGGAGTCGTTTTTAGCAGCAGCACAGCGTCAGTTAGAACAACTGGGTATCCAGGGGAAAGCCTTTATTACCAAAAATACTGATGGTAGCCCAAAACGTAGAAGTATCAAAATCAAGCGCTTTACTGTTGTGGGTTTTGGGTTAGAAATCATTAATCTCAACGATGAAGATTCGCTAACATTGCTAAGATATGGCATTGGGGGAAAACGTAAGATGGGCTGTGGCGTTTTTGTGCCTGTGAAGAGAAAGGGAAACGCAAGTTAA
- a CDS encoding AAA family ATPase, translating to MDRNEGELIRIPNGELAIVARYIDQKLPEYNANPLIQALPPILSAKEFLNKVTRTPEFHEQEKELEAHYRFHCIERLSRYFDPQNKTVELQKVICALIMSGYLARNVLKPEYASRSRQIYNAIKDGGGKNLENYVNLPTSASGLTLIGPSGMGKSTNFQNILNLYPQVILHPEHSVYQIVWLKVDCPHAGSLKVFYNESQGIIDIAVKLYKMAQWRAISIGGKEIITINLIRQAAKDGLYLVKPMLDAIRSGDKDWMIKYKDIAPLDTTEYQNKCLSKLDSDDLKEIQRLARKQQNQQKVSPKLNYVILELLKLEVEAARAKECAEQVIVYNDENADITSLVNKAYTLALQGGQ from the coding sequence GTGGACAGAAATGAAGGTGAATTAATTAGGATTCCCAATGGAGAATTAGCGATTGTTGCCAGATACATAGACCAAAAACTGCCAGAATATAACGCTAATCCATTAATTCAGGCACTACCTCCTATCCTTTCAGCAAAAGAATTTTTAAATAAAGTAACAAGAACGCCAGAGTTTCATGAACAAGAGAAGGAGCTAGAAGCTCATTATAGATTTCATTGCATCGAAAGGTTATCTAGGTATTTTGATCCCCAAAATAAAACTGTTGAATTACAGAAGGTAATTTGTGCCCTCATAATGAGTGGCTATCTGGCTCGGAATGTTCTAAAGCCTGAATATGCAAGTCGCTCTAGGCAAATTTATAATGCAATAAAAGACGGAGGAGGTAAAAACTTAGAAAACTACGTTAATCTTCCTACATCTGCTTCCGGTTTAACCTTGATTGGCCCATCAGGAATGGGGAAGTCTACAAATTTTCAAAATATTCTTAATCTTTACCCTCAAGTAATTCTTCACCCTGAGCATAGTGTCTACCAGATAGTTTGGTTGAAGGTTGATTGTCCTCATGCAGGTTCTTTGAAAGTTTTCTATAACGAAAGTCAAGGAATTATTGATATTGCCGTCAAACTTTATAAGATGGCTCAATGGAGAGCAATTTCAATAGGTGGGAAAGAAATTATTACTATTAACTTAATTCGACAAGCGGCTAAAGACGGACTATATTTAGTCAAGCCAATGCTAGATGCTATTAGGTCAGGGGACAAAGATTGGATGATTAAGTATAAGGATATTGCTCCTCTTGATACTACAGAATATCAAAATAAATGTCTCTCTAAGCTTGATTCTGACGATTTGAAAGAAATTCAGAGATTAGCTAGAAAGCAGCAGAATCAGCAGAAAGTATCGCCGAAGCTAAATTATGTAATTCTTGAGCTTTTGAAATTGGAAGTAGAAGCTGCTAGAGCAAAGGAATGTGCGGAACAAGTAATTGTTTATAATGATGAAAATGCAGATATTACATCTTTAGTCAATAAAGCATATACTCTTGCTTTGCAAGGAGGGCAATAA
- a CDS encoding TnsD family Tn7-like transposition protein: MLSFFPTLYPDELLYSALARYHIRSGNRIFKQTDLELFGYSSQQVCKVTLTNHLNYLVKNLPLRSQQTVGNLLQNHTLYPFYATFLTPQEVWLLKDSMSKKLSGSILELAKVANGSSGESKKFLKFCPECLEQDTHQYGEPYWHRTHQVPGILVCPTHGVFLCNSSVTIESKGIHYYAASLDNCLTVTGLKSLTNQALKTLFTLANDINLLIHGNFAFKGLAWLRAQYQHYLISKGLLQIFPAGKFKFDEYGFSKLIFDFYGQESLEALNPKLTQHQGKYFSHCLLGCDLNPAIDRITHILMIKYLANSIELFFL; encoded by the coding sequence ATGCTTAGTTTCTTCCCAACTCTTTATCCAGATGAACTTTTGTATAGTGCTTTGGCTAGATACCACATTCGCAGTGGTAACAGAATTTTTAAGCAAACCGACTTAGAGCTATTCGGTTATAGTTCTCAACAAGTTTGCAAGGTCACTTTAACTAATCACTTAAATTATTTAGTTAAAAACTTGCCTTTACGTTCCCAGCAAACAGTCGGTAATTTACTGCAAAATCATACTTTATACCCTTTTTATGCAACTTTTTTAACACCACAAGAAGTTTGGTTATTAAAAGACTCAATGAGTAAAAAACTTAGTGGTTCTATTTTAGAGCTTGCTAAGGTGGCTAATGGTTCTAGTGGTGAGTCAAAAAAATTTTTAAAATTTTGTCCTGAATGTTTAGAACAAGATACACATCAATATGGTGAGCCTTACTGGCATAGAACACATCAAGTACCTGGCATATTAGTTTGTCCAACTCATGGTGTCTTTTTGTGCAATAGTTCTGTCACAATTGAATCGAAAGGCATACATTATTATGCTGCGAGCTTAGATAATTGTTTAACAGTTACTGGTTTAAAAAGTTTGACAAACCAGGCTTTAAAAACACTCTTCACACTGGCAAATGATATTAACTTGCTGATTCATGGTAATTTTGCCTTTAAAGGCTTGGCTTGGCTTCGCGCTCAGTACCAGCATTACTTAATCAGTAAAGGGCTATTGCAAATTTTTCCTGCTGGGAAGTTTAAATTTGACGAATATGGTTTTTCAAAGCTTATATTTGATTTTTATGGTCAAGAATCTTTAGAAGCTCTCAATCCAAAGTTAACCCAACATCAAGGTAAATATTTCTCCCATTGCTTGCTTGGATGTGACTTAAATCCAGCAATTGACCGGATCACCCATATCTTGATGATAAAATATTTAGCAAATTCTATAGAACTATTTTTCCTATAG